The following are from one region of the Francisella opportunistica genome:
- the hemC gene encoding hydroxymethylbilane synthase gives MKQIIIASRESKLALWQTNFVKKRIQKELNIACEISTMKTQGDIILDKPLNKVGGKALFMKELEIAMQNDKANIAVHSLKDVPYQLPQGFCLASFMPREDPRDAFVSNKYKSLDDLPQGAIVGTSSLRRKAQLLNYRDDLAIKDLRGNVQTRLAKLDNGEYDAIILASAGLIRLELKERITQFIPIEISLPAVGQGIVVIEALERDSELLGKLQQLNCANSFNIATAERAFNQELKGGCHVAIGAYAELVREQVKLTAMVASSDGKRILKRSMIGNNPLELGKSLAQQMINLGAYRILES, from the coding sequence ATGAAACAAATAATTATTGCTAGCAGAGAAAGCAAATTAGCGTTATGGCAGACAAATTTTGTCAAAAAACGCATACAAAAAGAATTAAATATCGCTTGTGAAATCAGCACTATGAAAACCCAAGGAGATATTATTTTAGATAAACCATTAAACAAAGTCGGTGGTAAAGCACTATTCATGAAAGAGCTAGAAATAGCTATGCAGAATGATAAAGCAAATATTGCAGTGCATTCTTTAAAAGATGTTCCTTATCAGTTACCACAAGGATTTTGTTTAGCAAGTTTTATGCCTCGAGAAGATCCACGTGATGCCTTTGTTTCAAATAAATATAAATCTTTAGATGATCTCCCTCAAGGAGCTATAGTTGGGACATCTAGTCTGCGTCGTAAAGCACAGCTACTTAATTATAGGGACGATCTTGCGATTAAAGACCTAAGGGGTAATGTACAAACTAGATTGGCTAAGCTTGATAACGGTGAGTACGATGCAATTATTTTAGCCAGTGCTGGACTTATCCGATTAGAGCTTAAGGAGAGGATAACACAATTTATTCCGATAGAGATATCTCTTCCAGCTGTCGGTCAAGGTATAGTAGTTATAGAAGCTTTAGAGAGAGATAGCGAGCTTTTAGGCAAATTACAACAACTAAATTGTGCTAATAGCTTTAATATTGCAACTGCTGAAAGAGCATTTAACCAAGAATTAAAAGGTGGTTGTCATGTAGCAATAGGAGCTTATGCTGAGTTAGTTCGGGAGCAGGTAAAACTAACGGCGATGGTTGCAAGTAGTGATGGCAAGAGAATACTAAAACGTAGTATGATAGGCAATAATCCTTTAGAGCTTGGTAAATCATTAGCTCAACAAATGATAAATTTGGGTGCCTATAGAATATTGGAGAGTTAG
- the crcB gene encoding fluoride efflux transporter CrcB, producing MGLLLLLVGVGGGLGAMARFALVQATASISKQIPLGVLICNVLGSLLIGILAAFLIKTNLFNEDISAYTRSLLVTGFLGGFTTFSSFSLDILNLLQRGEFFIAIGYILVSVLASLIAVILGFYVVMGVYK from the coding sequence ATGGGACTTTTATTATTATTGGTAGGTGTTGGCGGTGGTCTTGGCGCAATGGCGAGGTTTGCATTGGTCCAAGCAACAGCTAGTATATCTAAACAAATCCCTTTGGGAGTTCTAATTTGTAATGTATTAGGATCTCTGCTAATTGGTATATTAGCCGCTTTTCTAATAAAAACAAATTTATTTAATGAAGATATATCTGCATATACACGTTCACTTCTTGTAACAGGCTTTTTAGGAGGCTTTACTACTTTTTCTAGTTTCAGTTTGGATATCCTAAACTTATTGCAACGAGGAGAATTTTTTATAGCTATAGGATATATTCTGGTTAGTGTCTTAGCATCATTAATAGCAGTTATATTAGGTTTTTACGTAGTTATGGGAGTTTATAAGTGA
- a CDS encoding zinc-finger domain-containing protein has protein sequence MKKEQKVIKVRPGERVSCPTKYHENWNLHPRVYIDLQDKKTNICPYCGTIFKVEKES, from the coding sequence ATGAAAAAAGAGCAAAAAGTGATTAAAGTTCGTCCAGGAGAACGTGTTTCTTGTCCAACGAAATATCACGAGAACTGGAATTTACACCCTAGAGTGTATATTGACTTACAAGATAAAAAAACTAATATTTGTCCATACTGTGGTACGATTTTTAAAGTTGAAAAAGAATCTTAA
- a CDS encoding ABC transporter permease, producing the protein MKRLYSTNMSAKVSRTKWDILALSIILLIITIFVWSTSDLGGNIDYKNQASVLKYSDISLSLWLLPYYTAETTIRMFIGLAISLLITFIFGTWAAKNKRAESIIIPLVDILQSIPVLGFFAITVTGFLVIFPTSLWGAQAAVIFGIITAQAWNMILSFYQSLKTVPKELREAADMYQLSAWQKFWKLEVPFAMPGLVWNTMMSMSGSWFMIVASETIMVNFSASQSIPINLPGIGSFIDAANNAQNFTAVVAAIVTMLVTIILYDQLLFRPLVTWSEKFVIGDNPSETHSKSWFLTILHKAYVVKIFTAFLAKCSNKIVNIKIFKKNLDKAYNQKVHRKAEKHESVTKRVIWNIIIVLMILALLYFVYQTVYAKDKDIGIEETIKVFVYGLFTGVRVAVLILITSLIWVPIGIWIGLRPKIAQKVQPYAQMAAAFPVNVLYGVFGTLVVMFNLNFDIWCILLMALGTQWYILFNVIAGASAIPEELKLAAENMQLKGIIKLKKFLVPAVMPYYVTGAITAAGGSWNASIISEYINWGKDSVIQASGIGDYITKYTNMPGDHTSNVLLGVIVMCILVVTSNRLFWRRLYNYAENRFSMNM; encoded by the coding sequence ATGAAAAGGTTATATAGCACTAATATGTCAGCAAAAGTTTCTCGCACAAAGTGGGATATTTTAGCTTTATCAATTATTCTTTTGATAATAACTATCTTTGTTTGGTCAACTTCGGACCTTGGTGGCAATATTGATTATAAAAATCAGGCAAGTGTCCTAAAATATTCAGATATTTCTTTAAGTCTTTGGCTGTTGCCTTACTATACAGCAGAAACTACAATTAGAATGTTCATAGGTTTGGCTATTTCACTACTTATAACATTTATATTTGGAACATGGGCAGCAAAGAATAAAAGAGCAGAAAGTATAATTATACCTCTTGTTGATATTTTACAGTCAATACCAGTTCTGGGTTTCTTTGCAATTACTGTAACAGGCTTTTTAGTTATATTTCCGACCTCATTATGGGGAGCTCAAGCTGCGGTGATTTTTGGTATTATAACAGCTCAAGCTTGGAATATGATTTTAAGTTTCTATCAATCGCTAAAGACAGTACCAAAGGAGCTAAGAGAAGCTGCTGATATGTATCAACTTTCAGCTTGGCAGAAATTTTGGAAACTAGAGGTGCCATTTGCGATGCCTGGTTTGGTTTGGAATACGATGATGTCAATGTCAGGAAGCTGGTTTATGATAGTAGCTTCTGAGACAATTATGGTTAATTTTAGTGCGTCACAGTCAATTCCGATAAATTTACCTGGTATTGGTTCTTTTATTGATGCTGCTAATAATGCACAGAACTTCACAGCAGTCGTTGCTGCAATAGTTACTATGTTGGTTACGATTATCTTATATGATCAACTTTTATTTAGGCCATTAGTTACTTGGTCTGAAAAGTTTGTTATTGGTGATAATCCATCAGAGACACATAGTAAATCATGGTTTTTAACCATTTTGCATAAAGCATATGTTGTTAAAATTTTTACAGCATTTTTGGCTAAATGTTCTAACAAGATAGTAAATATCAAGATTTTTAAGAAAAACCTTGATAAAGCTTACAATCAAAAGGTTCATAGAAAAGCCGAAAAGCACGAAAGTGTAACTAAAAGAGTAATTTGGAATATTATCATTGTCTTGATGATATTAGCATTACTGTATTTTGTTTATCAAACAGTTTATGCCAAAGATAAAGATATAGGTATTGAAGAAACAATTAAAGTATTTGTATATGGACTATTTACAGGAGTCAGAGTCGCAGTACTAATATTGATAACTTCACTAATATGGGTTCCGATAGGAATATGGATTGGCTTAAGACCTAAGATAGCTCAAAAAGTTCAGCCTTATGCGCAAATGGCAGCAGCTTTCCCTGTAAATGTGTTATATGGCGTATTTGGAACACTAGTAGTAATGTTTAATCTTAATTTTGATATATGGTGTATTCTACTTATGGCGCTTGGCACACAGTGGTATATCCTATTTAATGTTATTGCTGGAGCATCAGCTATACCAGAAGAGCTAAAGTTAGCTGCTGAAAATATGCAATTAAAAGGTATTATCAAGCTTAAGAAGTTCCTTGTACCTGCAGTAATGCCATATTATGTCACCGGTGCTATAACAGCAGCAGGAGGCTCATGGAATGCAAGTATTATTAGTGAATACATCAACTGGGGTAAGGACTCTGTGATTCAAGCTTCAGGAATAGGTGACTATATTACAAAGTATACTAATATGCCTGGAGATCATACATCAAATGTACTTTTAGGTGTGATAGTGATGTGTATCCTAGTTGTAACCTCAAATAGACTGTTTTGGCGCAGATTATATAACTATGCAGAAAATCGTTTTAGTATGAATATGTAA